The window GTAAAACATTCTCttctattttctatctatgCTTCTATTCACTTGCACTGTTACAGAACAATGGCTGCAGTTGCTGAGTATGCTGGTGAACACTGTAGGAGTATTGGCTTAACTATTGATCAATTTTATGAAGCACGTACTAAGTCCACCAACTGTGAAGATTACTATTAGGAAGGGGACCAGTGTATGAATTAAGTCAAAGacgaaaattaatttttatgaagcTATTAGGGCAATTTGTGACTTATTAATTCATGGCTCCTTTTGAGTAATGATTGGCAGATTGGAGAAGAAAAGTCTGAGCAATACGTAACAAAAAAAGGACGATGTCAGAGGCTTTGTTTAAAGAACTGTTTTGTGCATGGTACCCCTACCAATGACAAGGTTAAGATTaaccttgattccaggccgcgaagagaaaggcggcctggtatactttgTATGCGCATGGGCAAAATAATTTCATCAtaaaaattgtaaaaaaacagGCAAAGTTACAAAAAGAAAGGCGTATGACCATGTGGTTAGTAGCTGGAGGAAAAAATCAAATCATTCATTACAGAGTTAGAACTTGCAAGACATGAGCGTGACTCCTTTCTGAACCTTTCTACACCTTGATAATCTTCAGTCTAATACTATCCACACAAAAAATAcgcaaaaatgttcattgaTGGTGTTCGTCAGTGCTGCATTGAGTTGATAGCATTAAATGTTGCAATAACACAAGTAGTTAAATTAAATTTTATGCGATATGCTTACTTcttgaaacatttagtagggTAAGAGTCGTAGAATTTTTGGGTTGAACTGAAATCAGTAAGTTAAAATTTCATCTGATATCGCTAATAATCGCATgtttgtcctattattcactgtgattcgtacagtgattaatcgcgtatcagtaattgcacgtcgtcaaggcagtaattgcattTCATCATTAACgacatgcaattactgccttgacgaccatACGttgaataacggccgcggctaattttttactgaaactgcagctaaaagtgtccttaaaactgcatcacaaacaattaacaatcaatagtatggctattcgtgcaataagggactaataacaagcactggcaaggttaatagcactcggctacgcctcgtgcaattagtatccttgccattgcttgttactcgtgctattaatcccatattgcactcttagccatactattaatagAAAGTGAATAGCATGCATAGTCATATAATGTATAGTTCAAGTAACAAGCCAGAGTTTGTTGTGCTTTCTTTGGCTCTTGATGTAGCACCTATAATAGACTGCAGTGCTAGGAGATTAATAATGATGTTTCTTATCTACTAGAATTGATAGACTagcagtagatctatatgtcTAGAGATAAACACGGAAAAAACTGAATAGTAAAAATTTATAGTGCTGACTATGCATAAAATACCTTCTGAGTCAACACTTTTGACCACAAGTCCTCAAATTTCAGGAAAACACTATCGTGCAAGGTAACCCAACTGGAGGGACCCCTAGCTATACCAATACCTCTGCTTCGCTACGGCCGTTGGTGCTCGGATGCAAATGTCCAGTGCTAAATCATCCCCTTAATATTTGGAAACCACCCCTTTTCACCCGCTTGAGCAAATTGAAGTAAACCCTGGTAGTGAATATCCTCCTAGTTTTTCCAAGTGGGGAGATTCTCTACGGCTAAATATTCTAAAGAAAGTAGAAGGGCTAGGCTCTATGTAGGTGCTACACAGATGCCAATGTATATCGCTCTGGTAGCAGAAAAATGACCGTCTGGCAATTGAGGTAAACGGCCGACATTTCGGATTATTGTAAAACCTCTTTCAGTAGCTGTACTATATTGCAGCTAGGTCTTTTTCACTCAAAATTGGTGTAGCCGTAGGACAGGTGCAGGCCTTCATTGTGATGCACAAAAGTTATTATTGTTTGAGCGTCTGATTTTTAGTAATTGATATGCTCTAGTTGAAAATGGGAACAACATTCAAAGGTCAGTTTGATCTAGCTACTTTCAATCCCCTAACTGTGTTGAAATTAAGGTACAAACTTTACACGCAGCTGATGCCTTGCAACTACTCAGTAAATTAGCTGATGAATTTAgctataccttaaggtgacatattttcacaggtagatttgtttgcgtttttacagttttgtacattttgcggtataattttttgcgaaatgtcgatctggatacattaaacaagagggcggccaattatttgcgagtactaatttttgcgattagcagaaatagcagaaattaatacacgcgaaaatatgtcaccttaaggtgtataaattatagatctatagtgtataattatatgatggctataaattataattatagatgacCTCTATAggtttaatataattataatgttcagaAATTATTTAGAAATTTACATCACATGCAGCTAGTCATCAGTATCCAGATGTCTGAGGACAGTCAGCCAAAGGATACACACTTGCACTCAGCTGCAAGTAGTGGAGACATAGAGGGTGTCAAACGTCTGCTAAACTCAAGACAACTTAAAGACACCATAAATTCTAGTGGACAGACATGCACCTCTTCATCTTGCTTGTGCCAATGGGCACCTTCATATTGTTGATGTCCTGGTTAATGAGTATGGTGCAGATATTGAGATCCTCGATGCCAATGGTTGCAATTCACTTGAAGTTTCTGCTAGAAGCAGTAACATTCAGATATTGTTCTTTCTTGTGCTTACTGCCATATATGGACAGAGACATAGCAAGAAATTAAGAGGATCATCTTCGCATGTAGTGTGCACACTAAAACAAGACACAGCAATAATAGAACAGATTCTATTAAAATACTATCATGATACTCAAGCTAAGGAGCAAACTGGAACAGTGTTACTCACAGCGTTTAGTGATGTGCTTACGAATgctgaaaataattatagcaatttcTATCCGCCTTTCTTAGCAGCTACACTTGGTCTTACAAATGTTATAGACATCTTTGTTCATGAATATGGCTGTGACATTAATATCAAGGGATTTATAGGTTTAACCATTCTCCATGGGGCTTGCTTTGGAGGACATGTTCAAATAGTGCAAAAGCTTATTGGTGAGCATGGCATTGATCCGCATACAACTACTAACAACAACGATCAGTCAATTCTCCATTATGCGGCTTTGGGAGGTAGTGTTGATATAGTTTCTTCACTGATTGCAAATTATGGGCTAAACCCTTGTGTTCTTAACAAATTCTATGACTCGCCCCTTAGTGTAGCTGCTTTAAATGGTCATACGGAACTTGTACGAGCACTGATTGAAAAGTATAATTGTGATCCTTTTGCAACCAGTCATCACGGATCTACTCTTCTTCACCATGCATGTGCCTCTGGAGAAATACCACTTGTTAATGAGCTTGTAAGAAAGTATCAACTAGACATAGCAACCAAAGATGAGGCAGGCTTTATGCCACTACATACAGCTGCTTGTCAAGGACAAACAAAAGTAGTGGTACATCTTATTAGCATACTGCAAGCAAATGTTAATGCTGTTACTGATAGAAATGAGAGTGCATTGAGTCTTGCTACTCTACATGGCCACAAAGATTTAGTTCATAAACTTATAAGTGACTATAACTGCAACCCTCATGTTGAAGGCAGAAGTCTTCTTCACTATGCCACTCAAGGTGGCCACATTGAACTAATCGACACACTGATAACTGGCTACAACCTTAACTTGAGGGTTAGAGATGATAACGGCcatacacttctacatgttgCTGCAATTTATGGCCAGTTTGGAGCATTGCAGCACTTAGCTCAAACAGAAACAATAGATATTGATTGTCTCAGTAACGATGGCTCTACACCACTTCATCTAGCAGCATTGGAAGGACAGAACCATATCCTGCGTGTTCTAATAGAAGAGTTTAACAGTAATCCCTTGGCTAAAGGGTACGTGGGCCTAACAATTCTTCATTATGCCTGTCAAAATGGTGATAATGAGTTAGTGGACGAAATAATAGCTAAGTATGGACTCGATCCAATGACAGAAACTGATTATCAAAATACTCCTCTGCACATTGCTGCTAGGCACGGACAAGTTGCAACAGTGAAATATTTAATCACAAAGTACCATGTTGAAGTTGATTGCCTCAACAGTCAGTAGCGTACTCCTTTGGGTGAGGCAGTGCTATTTGGACACAAAAGTGTAATGGATTTACTCACAAACGAATTTGATTCTGATTCTCATGTCAAAGGCTTTGAAGGCAGAACTCTTCTTCATTATGCTACTGA of the Halichondria panicea chromosome 2, odHalPani1.1, whole genome shotgun sequence genome contains:
- the LOC135332021 gene encoding putative ankyrin repeat protein RF_0381 yields the protein MSEDSQPKDTHLHSAASSGDIEGVKLDRHAPLHLACANGHLHIVDVLVNEYGADIEILDANGCNSLEVSARSSNIQILFFLVLTAIYGQRHSKKLRGSSSHVVCTLKQDTAIIEQILLKYYHDTQAKEQTGTVLLTAFSDVLTNAENNYSNFYPPFLAATLGLTNVIDIFVHEYGCDINIKGFIGLTILHGACFGGHVQIVQKLIGEHGIDPHTTTNNNDQSILHYAALGGSVDIVSSLIANYGLNPCVLNKFYDSPLSVAALNGHTELVRALIEKYNCDPFATSHHGSTLLHHACASGEIPLVNELVRKYQLDIATKDEAGFMPLHTAACQGQTKVVVHLISILQANVNAVTDRNESALSLATLHGHKDLVHKLISDYNCNPHVEGRSLLHYATQGGHIELIDTLITGYNLNLRVRDDNGHTLLHVAAIYGQFGALQHLAQTETIDIDCLSNDGSTPLHLAALEGQNHILRVLIEEFNSNPLAKGYVGLTILHYACQNGDNELVDEIIAKYGLDPMTETDYQNTPLHIAARHGQVATVKYLITKYHVEVDCLNSQ